One genomic region from Sphingobacterium multivorum encodes:
- a CDS encoding YARHG domain-containing protein, translating to MKKNLCLLLLLGAVLGCKDGKSKKNEAAERKDSVIIDREAHQELYGNWVGDFVVDESTLGEDEGLPTTDYAPKINLTIKKITDKGAVYGQNVVKGNLRSFVGKLEENGADIRLLLDEPGDRKSDGRFEIKLNHDTLIGNWSAYDQGVKIKKRNFKLLKKQFAYNPNLMLKNQDGEEGTLVDWINEKRKEETDVDGDSTYTYIIQYYRSASPAVFTVNASKQKLTEKDLKNLKKLDLEIIRNTIFARHGYAFTKPSIRQFFEPVDWYVPISKDVSADLSQLEKDNIALLTRFEKYATDNYDTFGR from the coding sequence ATGAAGAAAAATCTTTGTTTACTGTTATTGCTTGGAGCAGTCCTTGGTTGTAAGGATGGGAAAAGTAAAAAGAATGAAGCAGCTGAAAGGAAAGACAGTGTTATTATCGACCGTGAGGCACATCAGGAACTTTATGGTAATTGGGTCGGCGACTTTGTTGTTGATGAAAGTACACTTGGAGAAGACGAGGGCTTGCCAACAACGGATTATGCTCCGAAGATAAATCTGACGATAAAGAAAATTACCGATAAAGGAGCTGTTTATGGACAGAATGTTGTAAAGGGGAATCTGCGCTCTTTTGTGGGGAAGTTGGAAGAAAACGGTGCTGATATTCGCTTATTATTGGATGAACCTGGAGACAGAAAATCCGACGGGCGTTTTGAAATTAAGCTTAATCATGACACGCTAATTGGTAACTGGTCCGCGTATGACCAGGGCGTAAAGATCAAAAAGCGAAACTTTAAATTGTTGAAAAAACAATTCGCCTATAATCCAAATCTGATGCTTAAAAATCAGGATGGAGAGGAGGGGACCTTGGTTGACTGGATTAATGAAAAAAGAAAAGAGGAAACTGACGTGGATGGTGATTCAACGTATACATACATTATACAATATTATAGGTCTGCATCTCCTGCAGTCTTTACAGTGAATGCGTCTAAGCAAAAGTTGACAGAGAAAGATCTGAAAAACCTCAAGAAATTAGATTTGGAGATTATTCGGAATACCATTTTCGCACGACATGGCTATGCGTTTACCAAACCCAGCATTCGCCAATTTTTTGAACCTGTAGATTGGTATGTACCTATTTCAAAAGATGTGAGTGCAGACTTAAGCCAACTGGAAAAAGATAATATAGCTTTGTTGACTAGGTTTGAAAAATATGCAACAGATAATTATGACACCTTTGGAAGATAA
- a CDS encoding DUF2306 domain-containing protein yields MAEITFRYRGFSLDANFLMIKQTEIESLWWYRYVFYIHVCTAIFALPAGFTQFNTYLLNKYPRVHRSIGYLYVFAILVFAAPSGLFIGSVANGGLTAIVAFELLGLGWFYFTWRAVRLASQRKFDKHRDFMIRSFALTCSALTLRFWKVALVYLFQPNPMDVYQIIAWLGWIPNLLLAEFIIYQKNHKL; encoded by the coding sequence ATGGCTGAAATTACTTTTCGCTATCGCGGCTTCTCTCTCGATGCTAATTTCTTGATGATTAAGCAGACCGAAATAGAATCACTTTGGTGGTATCGCTACGTGTTTTATATCCATGTTTGCACGGCTATCTTTGCCTTACCTGCCGGCTTTACGCAGTTTAATACTTATCTATTGAATAAATATCCGCGGGTCCATCGAAGTATCGGGTATTTATATGTATTCGCCATTTTGGTTTTTGCCGCTCCTTCAGGTTTGTTTATTGGATCCGTTGCAAATGGCGGGTTGACAGCTATTGTTGCTTTTGAATTATTGGGGCTTGGATGGTTTTATTTTACCTGGCGAGCGGTTCGTTTGGCCAGTCAACGAAAATTTGATAAACACCGTGATTTTATGATACGTAGTTTTGCATTAACCTGTTCGGCACTGACTCTACGTTTTTGGAAGGTTGCCTTGGTATATTTGTTTCAGCCCAACCCCATGGATGTTTATCAAATTATTGCGTGGTTGGGATGGATACCTAATTTATTGCTGGCAGAATTTATTATTTATCAAAAAAATCATAAATTATGA
- a CDS encoding ABC transporter permease: MLFFRLILESCQFAFSALKDNRTRTLLSLLGVTIGIFTIIGVFSAVDTLRNNIEESVKKIGSKTLYIEKWPWDGGPNFPWWKYLNRPEPTYNNYLDLKSRMTTAEYMAYMINIGNTTIKYKNNSAQGSSVNAATYENLYIQNLNIVDGRYFAESESRGGALVTVLGANIAEGLFPNEEPVGKYINMLGRKIQVIGVLKKEGNGVLINTSPDDTAFIPFELARNLVNYDNFSPSIAMVIKSNYTLGEAESEAKTLMRSIRRISPQREENFSINQTTMITGALDQLFGIINLAGFSIGIFSILVGGFGIANIMFVSVKERTHIIGIQKALGAKDFFILSQFLVESIVLCLLGGGIGLVVVYFLAFVVQAATGVAIVVSLKMVMLTVSLSTFIGLISGIVPALMASRLDPVEAIRSK; the protein is encoded by the coding sequence ATGCTATTTTTTAGATTGATATTGGAGAGTTGTCAGTTTGCTTTTTCGGCATTAAAAGACAATCGTACACGCACCCTACTATCGTTGCTAGGTGTTACCATCGGTATTTTTACGATTATTGGTGTATTTTCTGCGGTAGATACCCTAAGAAATAATATAGAGGAATCAGTCAAGAAGATTGGCAGTAAAACACTCTATATCGAAAAATGGCCCTGGGATGGCGGCCCAAATTTCCCTTGGTGGAAATACTTGAATAGACCTGAGCCCACATACAATAATTACCTGGATTTAAAAAGTCGGATGACGACGGCCGAGTATATGGCGTATATGATCAATATCGGCAATACGACTATAAAATATAAAAATAATTCGGCCCAAGGCTCATCGGTTAATGCTGCGACTTACGAAAATCTTTACATTCAAAATTTGAATATTGTAGATGGTCGTTACTTTGCTGAAAGTGAGTCGAGGGGAGGAGCCCTTGTGACTGTATTGGGAGCAAATATTGCAGAGGGGCTTTTTCCGAATGAGGAGCCTGTTGGCAAATATATCAATATGTTAGGCCGAAAAATTCAGGTCATTGGTGTATTAAAGAAAGAAGGAAATGGTGTATTGATTAATACCTCTCCGGATGATACAGCCTTTATTCCTTTCGAGCTGGCGAGAAATTTGGTCAACTATGATAATTTCTCACCAAGTATAGCGATGGTTATTAAATCAAACTACACGCTTGGCGAGGCTGAGAGCGAAGCGAAGACACTTATGCGGTCAATTCGTCGTATATCACCACAACGGGAGGAAAATTTCTCCATTAACCAGACAACAATGATCACAGGTGCATTGGATCAACTTTTTGGTATCATTAATTTGGCGGGTTTTTCAATTGGTATTTTTTCAATTTTAGTCGGCGGTTTTGGTATTGCGAATATCATGTTTGTAAGTGTCAAAGAACGTACACATATCATCGGAATTCAGAAAGCGCTAGGAGCTAAAGATTTCTTTATTCTTTCACAATTTTTAGTAGAGTCTATTGTACTTTGTTTGTTGGGTGGAGGGATTGGTCTCGTTGTCGTCTATTTTTTGGCTTTTGTGGTACAAGCTGCGACTGGCGTTGCTATTGTGGTCAGTTTGAAAATGGTAATGCTTACTGTTTCACTTTCTACTTTTATTGGGTTAATATCAGGGATTGTTCCAGCTTTGATGGCTTCTCGATTGGATCCGGTAGAAGCGATTCGGAGTAAATAA
- the queA gene encoding tRNA preQ1(34) S-adenosylmethionine ribosyltransferase-isomerase QueA yields the protein MKLSQFKFNLPESLLASEPSENRDESRLMVLHRDTGKIEHKIFKDVLDYFDDKDVMILNNTKVFPARLYGNKEKTGATIEVFLLRELNNELRLWDVLVDPARKIRVGNKLYFGDDDLLVAEVVDNTTSRGRTIRFLFDGTDEEFRRNIEILGETPLPKYIKRKATPEDKFRYQTIYAKNEGAVAAPTAGLHFSRELMKRLELKGVDFAEVTLHVGLGTFRTVEVEDLTKHKMDSEQFIITDEAARVVNRAIDNKRRVCAVGTTSMRAIESSVSADHHLKAASDWTSKFIYPPYDFSIANSMITNFHTPESTLLVMIAAFAGYENVMNAYEVAVKEKYRFYSYGDAMLII from the coding sequence ATGAAGTTATCACAATTTAAATTCAACTTACCAGAATCATTACTTGCTTCTGAACCTTCTGAAAATCGTGACGAATCACGCTTGATGGTCTTACACAGAGATACTGGTAAAATTGAACACAAAATTTTCAAAGATGTATTGGATTATTTCGATGACAAAGATGTCATGATCTTAAACAATACTAAAGTTTTTCCAGCGCGCCTTTACGGAAATAAAGAAAAAACTGGAGCGACGATTGAAGTTTTCTTGTTGCGTGAATTGAACAATGAACTTCGTCTTTGGGATGTATTGGTAGACCCTGCGCGTAAAATCCGTGTAGGCAACAAATTATATTTCGGTGATGATGATTTATTGGTTGCCGAAGTGGTCGACAATACAACTTCTCGTGGCCGTACAATTAGATTTTTATTTGACGGTACCGATGAAGAGTTCCGCCGTAATATCGAAATCTTAGGTGAAACTCCGCTTCCTAAATATATCAAGCGTAAAGCTACACCGGAAGATAAATTCCGTTATCAAACGATCTATGCAAAAAATGAAGGGGCTGTCGCTGCACCTACAGCGGGACTTCACTTCTCCAGAGAGTTAATGAAACGCCTGGAACTAAAAGGTGTTGATTTTGCAGAGGTTACTCTTCACGTTGGCCTTGGAACTTTCCGTACCGTTGAAGTCGAAGATTTAACCAAACATAAGATGGATTCCGAACAGTTTATCATCACGGATGAAGCTGCACGCGTTGTCAATAGAGCGATCGACAATAAACGTCGTGTGTGTGCCGTGGGAACGACTTCCATGCGCGCGATAGAATCTTCAGTTTCTGCAGACCACCACTTAAAAGCGGCATCGGACTGGACCAGTAAGTTCATCTATCCTCCTTACGATTTCAGTATTGCAAACTCGATGATTACAAACTTCCACACGCCAGAATCTACACTTTTAGTGATGATTGCTGCTTTCGCTGGTTACGAAAACGTCATGAATGCATACGAAGTTGCTGTAAAAGAAAAATATAGATTTTATAGCTATGGCGATGCCATGTTAATTATCTAA
- a CDS encoding 2-C-methyl-D-erythritol 4-phosphate cytidylyltransferase: protein MNFVIIVAAGTGNRMKSDFPKQFLNLNGLPIVMHTIDRFSQSNTISEVILVISEAMESYWNELCVKYQFDSPIHVTFGGRTRFESVKNGIDYIKQNFDIGPKDYIAVHDGARPIISDELIRKAFQGAYEHQAIVLAQKSVESVRLGDMSTNTAADRNQIWLIQTPQVFLGKLLLKSYQQDEDPLFTDDASVVEKTGKNIHIVEGDSRNIKITYPQDLQIAQLYLKLI, encoded by the coding sequence ATGAACTTTGTCATAATCGTTGCTGCAGGAACCGGAAACAGGATGAAGAGCGACTTTCCAAAGCAATTTCTTAACTTGAATGGACTGCCGATCGTGATGCATACTATTGATCGCTTTTCGCAGTCCAACACCATTTCAGAAGTTATATTGGTGATCAGTGAAGCAATGGAAAGCTATTGGAACGAATTATGTGTAAAGTATCAATTTGACAGCCCAATACATGTTACATTTGGCGGAAGAACTCGTTTTGAAAGTGTAAAGAACGGTATAGATTACATTAAACAAAACTTCGACATTGGCCCCAAAGATTATATTGCCGTACACGATGGAGCCCGTCCAATTATTTCAGACGAGTTAATTAGAAAGGCTTTTCAGGGAGCTTACGAACATCAGGCAATTGTATTGGCACAAAAGAGTGTCGAATCGGTGCGTTTAGGCGATATGTCCACAAATACCGCCGCAGATAGAAATCAGATTTGGTTAATACAAACGCCGCAAGTCTTCCTTGGCAAACTGTTATTAAAATCCTATCAACAAGATGAGGATCCCCTCTTTACCGATGATGCTTCCGTGGTAGAAAAAACGGGCAAAAATATTCATATTGTTGAAGGTGATTCCAGGAATATAAAAATCACCTATCCCCAAGACTTACAAATTGCCCAACTTTATTTGAAACTAATTTAA
- a CDS encoding lmo0937 family membrane protein, whose product MGNLLYIIAVVLVIIWAISFFGGYAAGNNIIHILLVIAIIVVLLRVIRGNA is encoded by the coding sequence ATGGGAAATCTATTGTACATCATCGCCGTTGTTTTGGTTATCATCTGGGCGATTAGTTTTTTTGGAGGTTATGCGGCTGGGAATAATATCATCCACATTCTTTTAGTGATCGCAATTATCGTGGTATTGTTACGTGTCATTCGGGGCAATGCTTAA
- a CDS encoding MBL fold metallo-hydrolase → MRITFLGTGTSQGVPVIACQCQVCQSEDKRDKRLRSSILIEYNQRTLVVDTGPDFRYQMLREKVMHLDAVLMTHSHKDHIAGLDDVRAFNYQQHSSISIYGTEALHEALRREFYYAFTEVKYPGAPRLDLEEIKAGVPLPLFGKEIMPIEVLHYKMPVLGFRIGDFAYITDAKFISDESRKLLEGVKILVVNALQKESHISHLTLEEAIEFAYDIHADKTYFTHIGHRMGLHEVVSKELPENMFLAYDRLQLDIS, encoded by the coding sequence TTGAGAATAACATTTTTAGGAACCGGAACATCACAAGGCGTACCTGTTATAGCGTGCCAATGTCAGGTCTGTCAGTCTGAAGACAAACGTGACAAGAGATTACGTTCTTCTATTCTTATTGAATATAATCAGCGGACATTGGTTGTCGATACTGGTCCTGATTTTAGATACCAGATGCTTCGCGAGAAAGTTATGCATTTGGACGCCGTATTAATGACGCATTCACATAAAGATCATATTGCCGGACTGGACGATGTCAGAGCTTTTAATTATCAGCAGCATAGTTCTATTTCAATTTACGGCACCGAAGCACTTCACGAAGCGCTAAGGCGTGAATTTTATTATGCATTTACGGAAGTTAAATACCCAGGAGCCCCTAGGCTGGACTTGGAAGAGATAAAGGCCGGTGTGCCATTGCCTTTATTCGGAAAGGAAATTATGCCTATCGAGGTTCTGCATTATAAAATGCCTGTGTTGGGCTTTCGAATTGGAGATTTCGCCTATATTACCGATGCCAAATTCATTTCTGACGAATCAAGAAAATTATTGGAAGGAGTAAAGATTCTTGTTGTAAATGCTTTACAGAAGGAATCCCATATTTCACACTTAACCTTGGAAGAGGCGATTGAATTTGCCTATGATATTCATGCCGACAAAACCTATTTTACGCATATTGGGCATCGAATGGGCCTGCATGAGGTTGTTTCCAAGGAACTGCCTGAAAATATGTTTCTCGCCTATGATAGATTGCAGTTGGATATATCCTAA
- a CDS encoding glycosyltransferase — translation MRIVILGSAYPLRGGGIASFNERLAVHLQEVGHEVDIYSFSLQYPNFLFPGKSQYSDEPAPTGLHIKTTVNSINPFNWIKVGKELKKANYDLLIVRFWMPFFGPCLGTIQRQVRKNKHTKIVCIADNIIPHEQRIGDSLLIRYFLKSVDACLTMSKSVLADLKMLSPQMPAVYTPHPLYDNYGVHQSKKEARRLLKIAEGDKVVLFFGFIRQYKGLDILLEALADSRIRALGVKLLLAGEFYGDPVPYLDLIKKYKLEEFIFMHTDFIPNQEVGRYFSAADCVVLPYRSATQSGITQVAYHFDLPMIVSNVGGLPELVQDGYVGYVVEPDARQIADGIFSFYHHDKEEQFRTNIIDEKKKYSWDTFGNELLKLAD, via the coding sequence ATGCGAATTGTGATTTTAGGATCCGCCTATCCTTTAAGAGGAGGTGGGATAGCGTCTTTTAATGAACGATTGGCAGTTCACCTTCAGGAGGTAGGGCATGAGGTGGACATCTATTCTTTTAGCCTACAGTATCCTAATTTCCTTTTTCCCGGAAAGTCACAATATTCGGATGAGCCAGCACCAACTGGCCTTCATATTAAGACCACGGTCAATTCAATTAATCCATTTAATTGGATTAAGGTTGGTAAAGAACTAAAAAAGGCAAATTATGATTTGCTTATTGTGCGGTTTTGGATGCCATTTTTTGGACCTTGTCTAGGAACAATTCAACGACAAGTTCGAAAAAATAAACATACTAAAATTGTATGCATCGCTGATAATATAATTCCTCATGAACAACGGATAGGGGATAGCTTGTTGATTCGTTATTTTTTAAAGTCTGTTGATGCCTGTCTCACCATGAGTAAAAGTGTGCTGGCAGATCTGAAAATGTTAAGCCCTCAAATGCCAGCGGTATATACGCCGCATCCACTCTATGATAATTATGGTGTACATCAGAGTAAAAAGGAAGCACGTCGTTTACTTAAGATTGCCGAGGGGGATAAAGTCGTATTGTTTTTTGGTTTTATTCGTCAATACAAGGGTTTGGATATCCTCTTGGAGGCACTGGCTGATTCCAGAATACGTGCCCTTGGGGTGAAATTGTTGCTGGCGGGTGAATTTTATGGTGATCCAGTCCCTTATTTGGATCTTATAAAAAAGTATAAACTGGAAGAGTTTATTTTTATGCATACTGATTTTATTCCTAATCAGGAAGTTGGCCGGTATTTTTCAGCTGCAGATTGTGTGGTGTTGCCCTATCGTAGTGCTACGCAGAGTGGAATTACACAGGTTGCTTATCATTTTGATTTACCGATGATTGTCAGTAACGTCGGTGGATTGCCCGAATTAGTTCAAGATGGCTATGTCGGTTATGTGGTGGAACCTGATGCCCGCCAAATAGCCGACGGCATTTTTTCATTTTACCATCACGATAAAGAAGAACAATTTAGAACAAATATTATTGACGAGAAAAAGAAATATAGCTGGGATACTTTTGGCAATGAACTCCTTAAGTTGGCTGATTGA